The DNA window GCCATCCAAACATTCGAATTCTACCTCTTTTGCATCACGGTAGAGATAGAGAAGTATCTGCGTATCAACTTCTGAAATTAGGTAATTTGGATCAGAGAATTTGAGGCTAATAGCTTTTTTGTCTTGAACTTTTTTTTCAATTTTAGGAAGTGTTCCAGTAAGAAAACTAGTAAAATCTCCTACGGAGGAAAATATTTTTATTCCTAAAATAGATTTTAGTTGATCAATCGAAATAAAATGCATCGTTCGAGAGGAACTAGCGCATAATGCGGAACATACCGCAATTTCAAAATTTGGATATCTGGTTTTTAAATCGTATGCTAAAAAAGTAATTTTTGCTTCCGTCCATACTCCCATTAACCCAACTTTTACAGGTTCGTTTTTATAAGTTGATAATAGTTCTTCCAAATCTGTATCTACAAAATCATTTAATCCAGAGGCATTTACAATATGGTGTTTGCGAGTGGGTAAAATTGATTTTGCGAATACAAACTCTGCGCCTTCCGTATTTTGAATACAATGTTTTCCGAATTGTTCTAAGTGATCCTTTTGTAATAGATCGTCTGGATTGTGCCAATCTCTGATATGAATGATGTTCAAATCTTCGGGAGCAGTATGGTATGCCCAATCCATCACTGTTGTGACTGGTCCATCTTCTACCTTTTCACTCAATATCCTGCGCGCCTCTTCATATCCAATATGTAATAAATTAGGAATTGGATCAAACTTACCAATGAGTTTTGTAAAATCATTTTGTAAACACTGTGTTATAAGTATGGACTGTTGCATAATTCCATCATTCATAATCCTACTTAGATACAAGAATTTTTTCATATTTATAGTAAACACTAATAGCAATTAACCATTTCTAGACTTTAAGTGAGAAAAAAATCTTGCAATTCCTGTTTTGAATCAAAAAGATAAGATTATGAGCAATACTACTTTTTTTTCCAAACAAAATCCAGGACTCGATCAATTTGACATAAGTAATTATCACGGAGTTACTGGTAAAAATTTTTTTGATGAAGATCGACTACTCCATCATATATTAGATAAATATAATAAGGACTATGAAATTCCCCATAAAAATGCAATGTTAAATCATATTCGTGGTTACGGCGAATTAGTCGGTGGAGAATTAAATCAAATCACAGAAGCCTGCCACAAAGAAGGAAAATACGGAGAGGTAATTCATTTTGATAGATCCGGAAATCGAATCGATAAAGTTATTTATTCAGAAGAACAACTTAAATCCAGAAAGATTTCTTACGATTATGGAATTGCAAATTTAGACTTTCACAGAGATTGGAAACATCCATTTACTACACTCCACAAGCTAACACTAGCTTACCTCGCAAATCAAAATGGGGAAGGAGGAGTCACCTGCCCTCTCGCAATGACAGATGGAATTATTATTGCCCTTAAAACGATTGGAACCGAAGAACAAAAACGTAAATTTCTACCGCTAGTAGCTGGTGAACATAGCAATTCTCATTTTATGGCAGGACAATACGTTACTGAAAGAGTCGGAGGCTCTAACGTAGGGGCAAATCGTACAATCGCTAAAAAACTTCCAAGCGGAAAATGGATATTAAACGGAGAAAAATGGTTTTGTTCAAATCCGGGCGACCTTTGGGTAACTACCGCAAAAATAGAAGGCACAAATACAATCGGAATGTTTTTAGTTCCTAGACTTAAAGATAATGGAGAGTTAAATGGGTGTTATATCCTACGAAAAAAAGACATCATCGGCTCACGTGGTAAAATCACAGTCGAAACGGTCTACCAAAATCTAGAAGCCGAAGAACTCGGTAGAGTTTCTCATGGACTTGCTAATTTAATAAAATACATTATCAAAACTTCTCGAATTCATTTATCCTTAGCCGCACTCGGAATTGGAAGACGAGCATTTATGGAAGGTTATGAGTATGTAAAATGCAGAGAGGCTTATGGGAAAAAGGTAATCGAATTTCCTTCCATTCAAAAACAACTCGCCGAAATGAAAATTCTACAATCTGCCTGTAGTCTTGTAGTTTTCAAAAATGTAAGCCTACTCGATGGCGAAAATCCCCTATTACAAATTCTAAATCCACTTATGAAATACATTTCGTCTACCCACGCAACCTGGATTTCCAAACAAGCCATTTTACTTCATGGCGGCAACGGTATATTAGGCGACTTTTCTTGTTTACCTCGTTTACACAATGATTCTATTATCAATGAGACATGGGAAGGTACTCATCAAGTTATATCCGAACATGTAATGAAAGCGTTTAGCAGACCCAAAGCGCAAAATGCATTTTATGCGGAGATCAAAAAGAATATCACGGGAGCAGAAAACTTTCCATTCCTGACATACGCAAATGAAAGTTTTAAAATACTAATAGCAAAATTAGAAACTATCTTCAATTCCAACGATGAATTATACCTTGAAATGAATCGTATTTCTATTTGTGATTCAATTTACCAAGTTTATGCGCTCAGTGAATTTATTGCAGAAAGTATATCTTTCAAGAAAGAAACAGCTATATCCCATATGGCAAATGGATTCGCAGAAATCGCGATTCGCGGTAAAGAGGGGTTAAGCGATCAGCATGGAATTTTTCAAAAAAGTGAGATATTGAAGTGGATACTAGAATATTAATAAACCAATTTAGTCATATATATTCAGTTTACCAAAATACTAAGTTGTTTCAAATAAAATCAATCTCATTTTGGGTATACAGGGAGTATTAGGATGAAAGAATCTCGAAATAGACTTTTTCTTGGATTTATTTGGCTTACTCTTTCTATTTCTCTTGGTTTTTGGTGGACAATTATGGGATTAAAACAAGCAAACCAAGTTGCTGAATTAAAATTCTATCTCGGAGCCAGAGAAGAAAGTGTAACTACTCTCGAAAAACAAAGTAGAATGATCAAACTAGAAGGCGGATTTTTAATGTTTCTTCTAATCGTCGGTGGGACTACTCTTATTATCCTCTCCCAAAAAGATTTAGAAAGAACTCAAATGTTAAAAGATTTTTTTGCAACACTTACACATGAAATGAAAACTCCTCTAGCGTCCCTTCGACTCCAAGCAGAAAGTCTCGAAGAAGATGTAAAAAATAAAAAAACAAAAGCAATTCTAAGTCGATTAATCGACGACTCAAAAAGATTAGAATTACAAATGGATAAGGCTTTGTATCTCGCCGCGCTTACTCGAAAAGAAATCCTTTACTTAGAAAAAGTAAACCTATCCGATTTACTCAATCAGATTACTCTATATTATCCGTATGCACAAATTCATACAATTGAAAATTCATTTGTTTCTATAGATATTAGGGCTTTCGAAAGTGTAATTAAAAACCTAATTGAAAATGCAAAAAATCATGGGAAAGCATCTCGTGTAGTTTTTAAATTAGAAAAAATTTCCTCTACTGCTAAAATAACAGTAACAGATAATGGATTAGGTTTTCCGGGTAATACAAATGAATTAGGAAAATTATTTTTCCGCCACAATACGAACAGTGGAAGTGGAATTGGACTTTATTTGGTAAAAACTTTAATTTCTAAAATGAACGGTCATGTAAAGTTTTATAATTCTAACTCTGGATTTGAGGTTATCATTGAATTACCCGCTAGGACGGAAACGTGAAGACTCCTAAATTACTACTAGTCGAAGACGACACTTCTCTTGCCACTACACTAAAAGAAAGACTTACCAAAGAAGGTTATAGCATTTGCTGGGTAAACACACTTTCTAAGGCACGAACAGAATTAAAAAGTTCTACACCTAACTTAATCATTTTAGATGTAGGACTCCCGGATGGTTCTGGATTTGATTTAGCAAAAGAACTTTCTGAGAGAAATGCCAATATTCCGTTTCTATTTCTAACTGCACTAGCAGGTGCGCCTGAAAGACTAAAAGGATTTGAACTAGGAGCAGAAGAATTTATTCCAAAACCATTTCATCTAAAAGAACTACTTCTAAGAGTCAAACACGTATTAGACGCACACAAACACGTAAGAGAGTCTTTACAAAATAAATTTTTATTCCATGGCTATATAATTGACTTTGAAAGTTACCAAATCCATTCACCGGAAGGCGAAACAATATCCATTTCTGCTCGCGACTCAGGACTTCTCCACTTATTAATAAACGAAAAACAAAGAGTTGTAAGTAGAGATGAAATTTTAGACAAACTCTGGGGGGAAGAAAATTTTCCAACCAATCGAACCATTGATAATTCAATTGTTAGACTTAGGCAGTCCCTTGGAAAACATGGACTAAAAGCAATTAAATCCATTCGTAGTGTTGGTTATAGATGGACTGGAGATGAAGAATAAATGGCAAACGAACGTTTTACAAATGCAATCAATCGCAAAGAACAAAATATTCCCCCAATTTGGTTTATGAGGCAGGCAGGTAGATATCATTCTCATTACCAGAATCTCCGTAAAAAATATAACTTCATGGAACTTTGTAAAATCCCGGAAGTAGCCGCTGAAGTTGCTCTTGGCCCTGTTCAAGAATTTGATTTTGATCTCGCAATTTTATTTTCTGATTTACTTTTTCCACTCGAAGGTTTGGGAATGGGTTTACAATACACCGAACATGGTCCTAGACTCGACTGGCATTTAGATGCGACTAATTTCGATAAACTCCGTTCGGTAGACGATACAATGGGTCTATTAGAATTCCAAAGAGAATGTGTAAAACAAACTCGTGCACTCATTCCGCAAAACAAATCTCTAATTGGTTTTGTGGGAGGCATATGGACATTATTCACATATGCCGTGATCGGTAAACACGATGGAAGTCTGACATTGGCAAAAGTGTTAACAGAAACTCGTGACAAATTTTTCCCACTGATGGAAGAAATTTTAACCAGAAACATCCAATTGCAATTAGACGCTGGTGCGGAATTGGTAATGATCTTTGACACTGCGGCAGGAGAACTTTCGAATTCAATGTTTCATGAAATTGTAATTCCTTATGTAAAAAAATTTGCCAAACGTTTCCCTAAAAAAATAGGTTACTACTCTAAAAACACAACAGATACTGCAGTAAAATCAATTTTAGAAATAACGGATTTAGCTGGACTTGGATTTGATCACAGGTTACCTCTCGTTAACCTTTTGCCACAAAATTCCTTCGGATTTACCCAAGGAAATTTCGACCAATCTCTTTTATTTTTAGAGACATCTGAATTCAAAAAAGTTTTAAAATCCTATATCACGGAATTAAAATCCTTATCGCCCAAAGAAAGAATTGGTTGGGTATCAGGCCTTGGGCACGGAGTATTACCGAAGACTCCAGAGGCTAATGTGAAATTATTCGTAGAAACTATCAGACAGGAGTTTGCCTAATGGATCGTTCCCAGTTAATCGTAAAATATGATATACCCGCACCACGTTATACAAGTTATCCGACAGTACCCTATTGGTCAGAAGATCCAAATACAGAAGAATGGTTAGATGCTATTCGTAAATCTCTAGAGCCAGAAGATGCGGCTA is part of the Leptospiraceae bacterium genome and encodes:
- a CDS encoding acyl-CoA dehydrogenase family protein — encoded protein: MSNTTFFSKQNPGLDQFDISNYHGVTGKNFFDEDRLLHHILDKYNKDYEIPHKNAMLNHIRGYGELVGGELNQITEACHKEGKYGEVIHFDRSGNRIDKVIYSEEQLKSRKISYDYGIANLDFHRDWKHPFTTLHKLTLAYLANQNGEGGVTCPLAMTDGIIIALKTIGTEEQKRKFLPLVAGEHSNSHFMAGQYVTERVGGSNVGANRTIAKKLPSGKWILNGEKWFCSNPGDLWVTTAKIEGTNTIGMFLVPRLKDNGELNGCYILRKKDIIGSRGKITVETVYQNLEAEELGRVSHGLANLIKYIIKTSRIHLSLAALGIGRRAFMEGYEYVKCREAYGKKVIEFPSIQKQLAEMKILQSACSLVVFKNVSLLDGENPLLQILNPLMKYISSTHATWISKQAILLHGGNGILGDFSCLPRLHNDSIINETWEGTHQVISEHVMKAFSRPKAQNAFYAEIKKNITGAENFPFLTYANESFKILIAKLETIFNSNDELYLEMNRISICDSIYQVYALSEFIAESISFKKETAISHMANGFAEIAIRGKEGLSDQHGIFQKSEILKWILEY
- a CDS encoding HAMP domain-containing histidine kinase, giving the protein MKESRNRLFLGFIWLTLSISLGFWWTIMGLKQANQVAELKFYLGAREESVTTLEKQSRMIKLEGGFLMFLLIVGGTTLIILSQKDLERTQMLKDFFATLTHEMKTPLASLRLQAESLEEDVKNKKTKAILSRLIDDSKRLELQMDKALYLAALTRKEILYLEKVNLSDLLNQITLYYPYAQIHTIENSFVSIDIRAFESVIKNLIENAKNHGKASRVVFKLEKISSTAKITVTDNGLGFPGNTNELGKLFFRHNTNSGSGIGLYLVKTLISKMNGHVKFYNSNSGFEVIIELPARTET
- a CDS encoding response regulator transcription factor, which encodes MKTPKLLLVEDDTSLATTLKERLTKEGYSICWVNTLSKARTELKSSTPNLIILDVGLPDGSGFDLAKELSERNANIPFLFLTALAGAPERLKGFELGAEEFIPKPFHLKELLLRVKHVLDAHKHVRESLQNKFLFHGYIIDFESYQIHSPEGETISISARDSGLLHLLINEKQRVVSRDEILDKLWGEENFPTNRTIDNSIVRLRQSLGKHGLKAIKSIRSVGYRWTGDEE
- a CDS encoding uroporphyrinogen decarboxylase; its protein translation is MANERFTNAINRKEQNIPPIWFMRQAGRYHSHYQNLRKKYNFMELCKIPEVAAEVALGPVQEFDFDLAILFSDLLFPLEGLGMGLQYTEHGPRLDWHLDATNFDKLRSVDDTMGLLEFQRECVKQTRALIPQNKSLIGFVGGIWTLFTYAVIGKHDGSLTLAKVLTETRDKFFPLMEEILTRNIQLQLDAGAELVMIFDTAAGELSNSMFHEIVIPYVKKFAKRFPKKIGYYSKNTTDTAVKSILEITDLAGLGFDHRLPLVNLLPQNSFGFTQGNFDQSLLFLETSEFKKVLKSYITELKSLSPKERIGWVSGLGHGVLPKTPEANVKLFVETIRQEFA